One window of the Macadamia integrifolia cultivar HAES 741 unplaced genomic scaffold, SCU_Mint_v3 scaffold2175, whole genome shotgun sequence genome contains the following:
- the LOC122065987 gene encoding uncharacterized protein LOC122065987, producing MGGHLSKEETDDQSYSDEFTNTFIDQLIQSTERDESNTEAEPDPIQSEKLKPIKNHEFFEICKETQKICINIVKIGNKVHVEGKAKRRIERDDLNRYVKTIAKDSTTLLGNLDEISNRLEGLSNKVDKKLITAERWGKILGIILNVVYAVLSATMYTILVMSTIGISVLPDLDVAIWSAVKACLISMRRKFKLFRGEKSGRIGNTPECSYNSKKQLGWH from the coding sequence ATGGGGGGACATTTAAGCAAAGAAGAAACTGATGATCAATCCTACAGTGATGAATTCACAAACACATTCATCGATCAACTCATCCAGTCTACTGAAAGAGATGAGAGCAACACCGAAGCTGAACCTGATCCAATCCAGTCAGAGAAGTTAAAACCCATCAAGAACCACGAATTCTTCGAGATTTGCAAGGAGACTCAAAAAATCTGTATCAACATAGTCAAAATCGGGAACAAGGTCCATGTAGAAGGAAAAGCTAAGAGACGGATTGAAAGAGATGATTTAAACAGATATGTCAAAACAATAGCGAAAGACTCAACAACTTTGTTGGGGAATCTGGATGAGATATCAAACAGATTGGAGGGTTTAAGTAACAAAGTTGATAAGAAGCTGATAACTGCTGAGAGGTGGGGGAAGATCTTAGGGATTATACTCAATGTTGTCTACGCGGTTCTCTCGGCGACTATGTATACCATCCTTGTCATGTCTACCATTGGCATTTCAGTTCTACCTGATCTTGATGTTGCCATATGGAGTGCAGTGAAAGCTTGTTTGATATCTATGCGCAGAAAGTTTAAGTTATTTAGAGGGGAAAAAAGTGGCAGAATTGGCAATACTCCAGAATGCAGTTATAACAGTAAGAAACAACTTGGATGGCATTAA